A stretch of the Desulfobacter sp. genome encodes the following:
- a CDS encoding ISL3 family transposase, translating into MSTSFIYHAFGLRDYFYKTTRFIGGIITFELIPKPEAVKCPEFNSRSVTRKGIVTRDLRTIPVGSKPVILRTAIQRVWCSFCQFVRQIKLSFAQEGKSYTRAFERYVLELSQFMTIKDIAIHLRISWDTIKQIQKEDLLRRYRNIPLEKVRQIAIDEISIGKGHKYLTIVMDLESGRILHVGEGKGGEALKSFWTKVKISKAKIKAVSIDMSPAYLSAVIENLSGSAIVFDRFHVVKLFNEKLSDFRRKLYNLLANTGQQKLLKGVRWLLLKNPENLSDDKKEAQRLEEALKINQPLLVVYYMKEELRQIWNQKKKETAEKIVSNWINLANISKIPMLMKFAKTLAVHRQRILSYYDYRISTGPLEGTNNKIKTMKRKAYGYRDSEFFRLKLLDLHNKRYALIG; encoded by the coding sequence ATGTCCACAAGCTTCATATACCATGCCTTTGGCCTTCGTGACTACTTTTATAAAACAACGCGTTTCATCGGTGGAATAATCACTTTTGAACTCATACCAAAACCGGAGGCGGTAAAATGCCCGGAATTTAATTCCAGGTCCGTCACCAGGAAAGGGATTGTGACAAGAGATCTCAGAACAATACCGGTAGGTTCAAAACCCGTGATTCTCAGGACGGCTATCCAGAGAGTTTGGTGTTCGTTCTGTCAATTTGTCCGGCAAATCAAACTATCCTTTGCCCAGGAGGGGAAAAGCTATACCCGGGCTTTTGAACGGTATGTCTTGGAGTTGTCTCAGTTCATGACAATCAAAGATATTGCCATCCATTTAAGGATCAGCTGGGATACGATAAAGCAGATCCAGAAAGAAGACCTGCTGAGGCGTTATCGAAATATCCCCCTTGAGAAAGTCCGGCAGATTGCCATAGATGAAATTTCCATAGGGAAAGGGCATAAATACTTGACCATCGTGATGGATCTGGAATCCGGTAGAATTCTGCACGTGGGAGAAGGAAAAGGTGGTGAAGCTTTGAAATCTTTTTGGACAAAAGTGAAAATATCGAAAGCAAAAATCAAAGCCGTCAGCATCGATATGTCCCCGGCATACTTGAGTGCTGTTATTGAAAATCTTTCTGGTTCAGCAATTGTCTTTGACAGATTTCATGTTGTTAAATTGTTCAATGAGAAACTGTCGGATTTCAGGCGAAAGCTCTACAACCTTCTTGCCAATACCGGGCAACAAAAACTTCTGAAGGGAGTCCGGTGGCTTTTGTTAAAAAATCCCGAAAACCTCAGTGATGACAAGAAGGAGGCCCAACGGTTAGAAGAAGCATTGAAAATAAATCAGCCGCTATTGGTAGTCTACTACATGAAAGAGGAACTCAGGCAAATATGGAATCAAAAGAAAAAAGAAACAGCTGAAAAGATAGTCAGCAATTGGATCAATCTGGCCAATATTTCCAAAATTCCAATGTTGATGAAATTTGCCAAGACCTTGGCTGTGCACAGGCAAAGAATCCTTTCATACTATGATTACAGGATATCTACAGGTCCTTTAGAAGGGACAAATAACAAGATAAAAACCATGAAACGGAAAGCTTATGGATACAGGGATTCGGAGTTTTTCAGGTTGAAACTTTTGGACCTTCACAATAAAAGGTACGCATTAATCGGATGA